In Candidatus Zixiibacteriota bacterium, the genomic stretch GGTCTGAATCAAGCCTCAGATCGCGACATCGATGCACCCGAAGCTTGGGATGTCGAAAGCGGCGACAGCGCGATTCTGGTCGGCGCCATGGATTCCGGCGTACAGTGGAATCACCCCGATCTCGGCGGCTCGCCGCCCGACTACATCAACGGCAATGTTTGGATCAACTGGGAGGAATACTACGGCGCCGAAGGTGTGGATGATGACGGCAATGGCTACGTCGACGACGTCCGGGGCTGGGACTGGGTCGATGTCTCCGACGCGTGGCCCGGTGAAGATGGGCAATTCCCCGACAACGACCCGATCGACTTCAACGGCCACGGCACTCATACCGCCGGCACAATGGCCGCCATCACCAACAACGGCGTGGGTGTCGCCGGCGTCGCCGGCGGCTGGGGCAGCGGCACACCCGGCTGTCGCATCGTCCCGCTGCGCATCGGCTGGTCGCAGGCCAACACCAGCGGCAATGAGACCGGCTACGTGCGGATGGACTTCGCCGCGCAAGCTTTCAATTATGCGACACAAATCGGCGTCACCGCCGTCAACTGCAGCTGGGGCTCCTCCAACTCCGGCGGCATCGCGGCCGCCCTCACCAACGCCACCAACGCCGGCATGATCGTCTGCAATTCCGCCGGCAACAGCAACAACCAGACTCCCGGCTACCTCTCAACGCGCGCCGATGTCATCTCGGTGGCGTCGCTGGCGTCGACCGGCGCCAAGTCCTCCTTCTCGAACTACGGTACCTATGTCGATATCTCCGCCCCCGGCTCCAGCATCACTTCGACCTACTCCAACCACGGCACGCCGACCTACGCCTCGCTGAGCGGCACCTCGATGGCCTCGCCGCACGTCGCCGGAGTCGCGGCGCTGCTGCGCGCTCGCCAACCCGAACTTACCCGTCAGCAGGTGGTCGATCTGATCCTGAATAACGCCGATAATATTGACGCACAAAATCCCTCATATATCGGCCTCCTCGGCAGCGGTCGCGTCAATGCCCGGCTCGCCCTCGATCAGGTCTTCGTCGCCCAGATGTCGGCCAACGAACGCATCGGCCTGCCGCCGCTGCAAGTCTCGTTCTCCGGGTCCATCGGCACGATCATCGACGAGTGGAAATGGTACTTCGGCGACGGCGACAGCGCACTCGGTCAGAATGTCATGCACGAATACAACGCGCTCGGCGCCTATGACGTCACCTTGGTGGCAACCGGTCCGTCCGGGCAGTATGTGACCGCCCACCCCGACTTCGTCATCGTGCATTCCGATACACTCGAGTTCCTCGACTTCGTCGGCCATGCCACACAGCCGCTCTATTGCGATGTCCGCCTGCGCAACTTCGCCCCGATCAGTTCCTTGCGACTGCCGATCAGCTTTGCCGGTAACATGGATCTCGTGCTCGACTCGATCAGTCGCGTCGGCCGGCGCGCCGCTCACTTCGAGGCCGTCACGATTCTGTCCAATCCGCCCGGTACCAATACCGCGACAATTCAACTCACCGCCAATGCCGGGCTCGGCTCACCGCCACTGCCGGCTGGCGAAGGCGTCCTGATGCGACTGTACTTCAGCCAGACCGCTGCGCCGCCGCTGCTCGGGCAGGCAGTCGTCGACACCACGCGCTATTCCAGCTACCAGTTCACCGCCGCAACTCCGGCCGGCGATTACTTCCCGGAGATTATTGCCGGGACCTTCACCGTCAACGGCGGCGTGCGCGGGGATGCCAACGGCGACAGCGCGGTTACCGTCAGTGATGCCGTATTCTTGATCAATTACATCTTTGCCGGCGGACCGCCGCCACCGCTGTACAACGGCGACGCCGACT encodes the following:
- a CDS encoding S8 family serine peptidase gives rise to the protein MTSPRTFLRLIPSILLVTIGISLIPSSPATAVVAPDNSFKDDWYYAPGVLVVEFQASVSKSAFRTGKGSVQTGLADVDQLFTSLGVNGLQRMFFQTQKSLQRGDLDLSGYYRITFPEEVSLDAALEALQALPAIGHVEKVGVHPIMAIPNDPSFSSLWGLNQASDRDIDAPEAWDVESGDSAILVGAMDSGVQWNHPDLGGSPPDYINGNVWINWEEYYGAEGVDDDGNGYVDDVRGWDWVDVSDAWPGEDGQFPDNDPIDFNGHGTHTAGTMAAITNNGVGVAGVAGGWGSGTPGCRIVPLRIGWSQANTSGNETGYVRMDFAAQAFNYATQIGVTAVNCSWGSSNSGGIAAALTNATNAGMIVCNSAGNSNNQTPGYLSTRADVISVASLASTGAKSSFSNYGTYVDISAPGSSITSTYSNHGTPTYASLSGTSMASPHVAGVAALLRARQPELTRQQVVDLILNNADNIDAQNPSYIGLLGSGRVNARLALDQVFVAQMSANERIGLPPLQVSFSGSIGTIIDEWKWYFGDGDSALGQNVMHEYNALGAYDVTLVATGPSGQYVTAHPDFVIVHSDTLEFLDFVGHATQPLYCDVRLRNFAPISSLRLPISFAGNMDLVLDSISRVGRRAAHFEAVTILSNPPGTNTATIQLTANAGLGSPPLPAGEGVLMRLYFSQTAAPPLLGQAVVDTTRYSSYQFTAATPAGDYFPEIIAGTFTVNGGVRGDANGDSAVTVSDAVFLINYIFAGGPPPPLYNGDADSNGAVNISDAVFLINYIFGGGPAPGI